AGTAGGAATTCCTGTGATTCTTTGCTCGACGTCAAGTCGATATGCTAGCTTTTTTTCGTCAAATTGCGAAAATTCTTCAAAAATTGCATGGTGCGGCCGGCGAGCATTGGATACTTTCGAAAGTATTGGAAAAAAGGGAAGCGAAGATGAAGATTAATTAGCCTCTTGGATGCTCCTGCTTTACCTATTCTTTTCAACGTTTGAGAATAAAAACGGGGCAGGTTCAGCTTGCAGAAAACTCTTGGCTGAAGTTTGGATACGATCCCCAGAATAATAGATTAGATTAATATATCCACAACCAAAGTTTTCACTCGGAAAGTAAAATGTGTGAACTGTTGGGGATGATATTCAATCAGCCAGTCAGGCCCAATTTATCATTTAGAGGGTTCCGGCTTAGGGGGGAGAAAAATCGAGACGGTTGGGGAATTGCCTATTATCCGGATGAGTCAGTCCAGGTAATCAAAGAACCAATACGGGCAGGCGAAAGTTTATTGTCCGAATTTATAAAAGACTACCCGGAAATAAGGTCCAAAATAATAATTGCCCACGTGAGGTGTACAAGCGGCTCACCTGTGACCCACAAAAACACGCATCCCTTCCAGAGGGAATTGGGGGGTAAAGAATTCGTTTTCGCCCATAATGGAACACTTCATAACTACCGGGCGCTGAAAATCGGAAGATTCAGACCGGTGGGGGAGACCGATTCGGAGCACGCATTTTGCCATATTCTTGCTTCATTAGAGAGCGAAATTGAAGAGGGGAGCCTCGACATCAACAATTGGTCCAAGGGAAATTTCAGATGGTTGCATGACAAACTTAGAGAAATCAACAGTTACGGGGATTTCAACTGTCTAATGTCTGATGGAGAATATCTCTTTTGCTATCATGATATGAGTGGATACAGCGGGCTCTGTTTCGTCCGACGCAAGGCCCCTTTCTGTACGGTTCGTCTGCGAGATGAGGATTTTGAAGTAAATCTTGATGCAGAAAAAGACCCATCTCAGAGGGGGTTTATCATAGCGTCGAGAGAGCTGACCTACGAGCGATGGAAGAAATTTGAGCGTGGAGAGCTAATCGTCTTTAGGAACGGTGATATGGTCTTTTCAAGCGCTAGTCGTGGCATGAGCTAAACGCCATTAAAAACGAATCAAAGCTTGGTTATCCCGTCGGAACCCAAGTGTGTTAGTTCCCTTTCATCCTGAGGTCTTCTCCATCCTTCCTGCAGCCTCTGTGACTTTTCCATTTTAAAAGTATGTTTTGATCACTTCCATCAATGGATACTAAATCTCAGAGAATACGATCTCAATGCTGAGATAGCCATTGGGGGGAAAGCTGATGGTTAGCTAATTTCATTTTTGTTTCCAAAACTTAAAGAGCTGATTGATAGATGGGAAAAAAGGTCAAATTGAATTAGTTTATAATTTTGAAGCTCTAACACTTTGCAATACTGTTAAGGATGTTGTCTTAAGGAGCAACCTTTATCCAAATTTGAATCTTACCGCCACCGTGACAAACTTCAAATTCCGAACAGAAATCCTTGTAACCCAAATGATTAGGTTGGAGAAGGGTTAAGGCAATCCTGGAGGGTTTGGAAATGAACCCACTAAGTTGAAATTGAATGATGCGGCCGGCGGGATTCGAACCCGCGTCACGGGCCCGGGGAGCCCGGGTCTTAGACCAGGCTAGACCACGGCCGCCAAATTTCAATCATCCTCGATAATCTAAAGTCTTTCGCGCGCAACCTCTGCAAGTTCAGTCTTCGTTAGCAGGCCTACTAGCTCCTCAGCCGGATTCACGACCGGCAATCCAGAAATTCTCTCCGCCAACATCAGCCTAGCAGCTTCCGCCAGAGTCCAGTCTGTTCTAGCCACCTTCGGCGGACTCATCACCTCACCAGCAGTCATTGTTCTCACCCTATCAGCTTCTATTTGGACGGTTTTCTCTACGATATCTATCAGAACGATATTTCCGACTAGATTCTCCCTCTCCATCACCGGAAGTACCACCAAATCTTCTTCCACCATGGTCTTCCTGCATTGGGGGAGTTTTTCCGCCAATCCGACTGTTCTGGGTCCAGACTGCATAACTTCTCCGACAAAAACGTCATCAAAATCGAGGCAAACTTTCGCAAAGTCCAGTTTTGTTATTATTCCGATTCCCTTAGATCCCTCGACAACTGGCAGACATCCGATGTTTCTCTCCAACATTATCTCCGCAGCTCTCTTCGCCGTAACGTTAGGGTCAACTGTTATGGGATTTTTAGTCATGATATCTCCAACTTGGATCGGTCCCAGAGTACCTTTTCGCGGGATTTCGATTCTCGCGATGTCTTTTTCCGTCAGCACACCCACGAGTTTTTCTCCCTCCACAACAACAAGTCTGGATATTTTTCTCTCTTTCATGATTCTGACAGCCTCCCCAAGAGAAACACGAGGGTCGATCGTCAGAAGCGGAGAACTCATGATGTCTTTAACTCTCATTTCTCATCCTCCGAGGAGAAGACAAAAATTCACACCATCAGCCTGAGTATGTCTCTTTCCGTTATTATCCCAACCAACATGTCGTCACTCACGACTGGCAAACCTCCGCATCCTTTTTCCCTCATCAAAGTTGCAGCCTCTCCTATGTCTGCCTCAGGAGAAATCTTCAAGACATTTCTAGTCATTATTTCCTCAACGGGCACCGAGACCACGTCGTCAATTTTCTGACTCATGAGGTATTCGAAAACCTTCCCAGTTCCAAAATATCTCAATATATCCATACTTGTGATGATTCCCACAAGCTTTCCGTTTTCCACCACTGGAAGCCGCCTCACATTCCAGTCGATTATTCTCTTCATTACTTCTAAAATCGGATGTGAAGGCTCAACCGTCACAACCCTTCTCGTCATATAATACCCAACATTATATCCTGTCCTCTCAGGCAAAAACTTCACAAAATCTCTGTCTGTAACAACCCCAGCTATTTCATTCTTCTCGTCGGTCAGAATTAGTCCTCCATGTCCACTGCTCAGCAAAAGCCCAGCTGCCTCAGGAATTTTGATGTACATGCTTGCTTTGGGAAAATCTTTCTCCATGATCACTCTGACCGGCTCGTTTATCGCCGAGTAAAAGCTCCCTGCAAACTTTTTCTGCACGATTTCATGCTTCTTACCACCACCGAGAAAGCTTATGACGTCTCTAGATCTCACGATTCCCTCGATTTTCTTAGTGCCAGTCTGCACGATCGGAACTCTTCTTATTTTATTCTTGACCATCAGGCTAACTATCTTCAAAATAGGGGTCGTAGATGTAGCAGTAACAACATCTCTATTTGCGATTTTCATCACTTCTCCTTCCTCTCTGTGAAGTCTCGATTTAAACTCCAGAGGCCCCCTGTCTCCATACCCATACGATGGAATTCTTCTCAATCGATCACCTGCATATCATCTTCAGTATGTCTTCTCTGCTCACTATCCCGACCAGTTCTCCATTTTTCACAACTGGTAGCCTTTTAATCTTTCTCTCGAGCATGAGTCTCATCGCTTGTACCACCTCGGAATCCTGCTCAATCGTAACAGCAGGCGATTTCATAACACTTCTGACCTTGGTTTTTCTTTCTTTTCTGGATTCTTCCGATAACCTCGCACTACCTTCTCTTATGATGTCGCTTCTAGTTATCATGCCAATAACAATTTTCTTCCCCCCTCTCACCTCAACAACAGGCACTCCCGAGAAGTGAGATTTTTCCATTATTTCCCAGATTTTTACGATTTCATCCTCCGGGCTGCACACGACAGGATCTCTTGTCATGATGTCCTCCACCTTGACTTTTAGACTAGAGAGCTCAACCAATCTCTGCATAATATCCTCGGCCCTGATCATCCCGACAATGGTTCTGTTTGTTTGATCCATCACAACCGGCAACCCGTCAAGCCCAAAATCGATTAGGGCTTTGACTACCCTTTTCAACTCAGTGGCCGGTGTGATCAAAACCGGCACGATTGACATAATTCCGCTTACAGGTATGTTCGATCTCGTCGAACTTACTCGGAGGATTTCACGCTGAGTGATAATCCCTTCCAGCATACCACCATCGACTACTGGCAAGATTCTCCATCCGGTTTCGCGCATTATAGCTCTGGCTTTAGTAACGAGATCTCTCGATCCTACACTGGGAAAAGTTTTAACCATAACTTCTCTTGCCGTGAGGCCACCAAGTGAGACCCCAGGACTCCTCAAACAATCTACCTTTCTATCTCATCTCTACAGCTTTCACACACCCACATTCCATTGACTTCGTAAAGGTGAGTAGTAAACTCTCCGCAGATCTCGCAGACACTACCCTCTATTCTCTCACCCGTTGCCATTGGCTGCGTCATGTTTGCCTCCAAGAGCTCCGGGGAAATTCTCATTATATCCCTCGTTGTTATTATGCCGACCAGCTTTCCACCATCAACCACTGGAAGCCTTCTTATGTGATTTTTAGCCATAACTCTGACAGCATCAAGCACATCAGTCTCTGGTGTTACAGTAATCACAGGCTTAGACATTATCTTTTTCACTAGAACCTTGCTGGGTCTGAGATCTGTGCTTATCACCTTCATCAACAAATCTCTCTCGGTGACTATCCCAATCGGTTTTCCTTTCTGTACGACAACGATGCTGCCAACGCTTCTGCTCGCCATCATCTTCGCAGCTTTCATCACAGAGCTCTCTGGTCCTATAGTAAGAACGTCTTTCGTCATTATTTCTCCGACGAGCACTCTATTCCTCATTGCTCTCAATTTTCTATTTGCGCAACGAGTTATTATAAATAACTTTCTAATCGATTGTTGATGGTCAGATGTGGGAAGAGTGGAAAAAGTTTGCTGCAACGGCCGCGGTTGAGTTGGTTGAACCCGGCATGACGGTCGGTCTCGGTTCTGGAACTACAATGGCTGAAGTTGTTAAAGCTCTTGCCAGGAAGAAAATAAAAGCGAAGTATGTTCCTTCTTCAGAGCAAATAGCGAAGTTGGCTTCAAGACTCGGTCTGAAGCTCTACGAACTCGGCGGAGAGCTCGACTTAACGATAGACGGCGCGGATGAAATAGATACTTCCTTCAACATGATTAAAGGCAAGGGTGGTGCGCTGACTCGGGAAAAAATACTGGCTAAAGCCGCAAAAAAAGTCGTAATCGTAGTCGACAGAACGAAACTCGTGAAGAAACTCGGAAAGAAAAACCCAATCCCAGTCGAAGTCATTCCGTTCTCCCTGCGGTTTACATCCGAAGAAATAAAGAGACTCGGCGGAAAGCCAGAACTCAGACTCTCTGGTGAAAAACCGTTTGTTACGGACAACGGGAATTATATCCTCGACGTTCGATTTAAAAAAATAACAAATCCGAAAAGCTTGGAGAAAAAGTTGAATGAAATTCCTGGCGTTGTCGAGAACGGAATTTTTACCGATCTAGCAGATATTGTCATCGTAGGTCACGAAGGCGGCTACGACGTTATCAAAAGCAAAAGAGAATTCCTCGGATTCTTCAGCAAACTTTAAGATTTGATGTTTTCGAGATATTTTTGGGCCGGGGTAGCTCAGATGGTTAGAGCGTGGGACTCATAGCCTACGTCCAATAGGCTGTGAGTGCTGACTTTCGGATGATGGGTGGGAAATCCCAAGGCCGCGGGTTCGAGTCCCGCCCCCGGCACCACTCTATTGCTTCTTTTTCAGAATTAGTCCCATAGAAATATCACAAATACGGGTATGATCACCCAGATCAACGATCCTGAGGAAACGCCGACTGAGTCTTCCTCGATCTCGTTTGTTACCTTCCCCTTAAAGGTGATTCCGTAATATTTAACAATGTTTTCTTCATTTTCAAAACCACAGTTAAAATCAACTCTAAACCAAAATGATCCAGAGGACTTCGCTCTGATTGTGACATCTACGACAAAATTTCCTCCTTCTGTGATGAGCACGGTTGTGGGATGATTTATATCTACAACTTTGTTATCGTTGTTATCCGTAATATGCACTAAGACATTTCTCGAAAAGTTGTTGACAATCGTAATTGGATACGTTATAGTTTGATTCTCCACAAGTTTCAAGTTCAAGCTGTTTAACTCCGCAGGATATCTGATGCTCAAAGAAGCGCTCACAAGCGTGGAACCCAAAAGCCAAAACAACACGACGATTCCGATAGCACTTTTTCGCATCTCTTCCACTAAAACTCAGAAATCGACATTTTTAAAGGTTATACCAAAATTTCGTTATCGCTTTCTTGATCGTTCCGGACACTCCGAGAACTTCACAGCCACGCTCTACGAGTTCTTTTCTTATCCGTGGGAGGTCCAAATGTCGACATCTGATAACAACCCCGTTGGCTGGAAGTTTTCTGATTATCTCGCATCCAACTATACCCTCAATTATTTCTGGTTTACCACGCACGACTATGTATCTTCTTCTTTCTCTACGCAACCCGACACCCCAAGAAGATAATTCCTGATGATGCGTGTAGCGTTTTCAACCTTTGCCGGTCTGGCGAGCACCTTCACTTTCACATGAATCACATCATCTCCTTCAGAAAGCTTTACTTTTCCTTCATAAGCCTCCTGTTTGGAGAGCCGCAGGTAAAGATGACAAGAGCTATCGAACTTGTTTTTCAAATTCTCGATTAAACTCTTCAAATCTTCTCTGCTCATTTTTCTGATTAGATCATCAAGACATGACTGAGCCTTCTTTCCACGGCATTTACCAAAAAATTTTGTGATGGGATTTCCGTAGTGACCTCTTAAAAGATTTTTTTCAACTCCGATATTTTCAGGAAGCACTACTTGCAAACACTTCAACACCTTGTTCTCGTTCTCAGTGGCATGAGCGAAAACAGTGACCTCGAGATTATCCACTATTCTTTTCATTCTACTCATTCGCCCTAGCGCTCGGCCTTACTTTCTCCGCACCTTTTCCTTTCCGTCTCAGTCCACGCATCTTTTTTCCAGCGCTGGTGAGCCCTCTGAACGCTCTTCCTTTATGTTGGGGTTCGGCTATCCATTTCAGCTGTGGATCGCTTTTTATAACCGGATGATGCGGATCTACAAGGATGACTTCATAATACTCATGTGTTCCATCAGATGCAACATGGTAGGAATTCAAAACTTCCATGTTTGGAAATTTTCTAGCTGCTCTTTCTTCCGCAATCACCTGCAGACTCTTTCCAGGCGTAATCTTTCTAACTCCCATTCTTTTCGGTTTTCTTCCTCTAGATGGTCTAGGTTTTCTCCTTCCACCCTTTCTGACCCTCACCCTTACGACAATTATCCCTTGCTTGGGTTTGTAGCCCAGACTCCTAGCTCTTCTCGGTTTAGTAGGTCTCTCAACTCTGACGATCGCCGGACCTTTTCTCCACTTTATGAGTCTCTCTTTCATCACAGCTTCTAAATCCTCTTCAGGTATGTTGTATCGTCTCACTCTAGCCCACCACAATCTTCCTAATTTTCTCTGCGATTATAAGCGCAGCCTCTCTCTGCGCCTCCACGGTCGAAGCTCCAATATGAGGAGTGAGCACAGTATTCGGACATTCCAAAATCGGACTGCCAACCGGTGGTTCCTTTTCGAAAACGTCCAAGCAAGCTCCTCCAAGTCTACCTGATTTAAGCGCCTCCGCAAGCGCCATTTCATCCACAATTGGTCCTCTCGATGTGTTCACAAGCACAGCTCCAGGCTTCATCATCGCAATTTCTCTTTCTCCGATCATTCTCCGTGTTTCTTCTGTCAATGGCACGTGAATGGACACAAAGTCGGAATTTCTCAAGAGTTCCTCAAGTCCAACATATTTCCCGCCAACCTCTTTAGCAAAATTCTCGTCTCTTACGACATCGTAAAACAGCAGATCCATCCCGAAAGCTTTCGCTCTCTTTGCCACTTCTTTTCCAATGTTTCCAGTTCCTATTATTCCAAGAGTCTTCCCACGGAGCTCTCTACCCATCATGGCTTTTTTCTCCCACTTT
This region of Candidatus Hadarchaeales archaeon genomic DNA includes:
- a CDS encoding CBS domain-containing protein, which codes for MRNRVLVGEIMTKDVLTIGPESSVMKAAKMMASRSVGSIVVVQKGKPIGIVTERDLLMKVISTDLRPSKVLVKKIMSKPVITVTPETDVLDAVRVMAKNHIRRLPVVDGGKLVGIITTRDIMRISPELLEANMTQPMATGERIEGSVCEICGEFTTHLYEVNGMWVCESCRDEIER
- a CDS encoding hydroxyacid dehydrogenase, translating into MKILVADNIHEDGVRELRKLGEVEVRPGMSIEELLERVKDADILVVRSATKVTKEVIEAGKKLKLIARAGVGLDNIDVAAARERGIIVVNAPEAPSVAVAELTIGLMLAIVRKIPAADMSMKSGKWEKKAMMGRELRGKTLGIIGTGNIGKEVAKRAKAFGMDLLFYDVVRDENFAKEVGGKYVGLEELLRNSDFVSIHVPLTEETRRMIGEREIAMMKPGAVLVNTSRGPIVDEMALAEALKSGRLGGACLDVFEKEPPVGSPILECPNTVLTPHIGASTVEAQREAALIIAEKIRKIVVG
- a CDS encoding 50S ribosomal protein L15e, which produces MRRYNIPEEDLEAVMKERLIKWRKGPAIVRVERPTKPRRARSLGYKPKQGIIVVRVRVRKGGRRKPRPSRGRKPKRMGVRKITPGKSLQVIAEERAARKFPNMEVLNSYHVASDGTHEYYEVILVDPHHPVIKSDPQLKWIAEPQHKGRAFRGLTSAGKKMRGLRRKGKGAEKVRPSARANE
- the rpiA gene encoding ribose-5-phosphate isomerase RpiA; amino-acid sequence: MWEEWKKFAATAAVELVEPGMTVGLGSGTTMAEVVKALARKKIKAKYVPSSEQIAKLASRLGLKLYELGGELDLTIDGADEIDTSFNMIKGKGGALTREKILAKAAKKVVIVVDRTKLVKKLGKKNPIPVEVIPFSLRFTSEEIKRLGGKPELRLSGEKPFVTDNGNYILDVRFKKITNPKSLEKKLNEIPGVVENGIFTDLADIVIVGHEGGYDVIKSKREFLGFFSKL
- a CDS encoding CBS domain-containing protein translates to MRRIPSYGYGDRGPLEFKSRLHREEGEVMKIANRDVVTATSTTPILKIVSLMVKNKIRRVPIVQTGTKKIEGIVRSRDVISFLGGGKKHEIVQKKFAGSFYSAINEPVRVIMEKDFPKASMYIKIPEAAGLLLSSGHGGLILTDEKNEIAGVVTDRDFVKFLPERTGYNVGYYMTRRVVTVEPSHPILEVMKRIIDWNVRRLPVVENGKLVGIITSMDILRYFGTGKVFEYLMSQKIDDVVSVPVEEIMTRNVLKISPEADIGEAATLMREKGCGGLPVVSDDMLVGIITERDILRLMV
- a CDS encoding CBS domain-containing protein; its protein translation is MRVKDIMSSPLLTIDPRVSLGEAVRIMKERKISRLVVVEGEKLVGVLTEKDIARIEIPRKGTLGPIQVGDIMTKNPITVDPNVTAKRAAEIMLERNIGCLPVVEGSKGIGIITKLDFAKVCLDFDDVFVGEVMQSGPRTVGLAEKLPQCRKTMVEEDLVVLPVMERENLVGNIVLIDIVEKTVQIEADRVRTMTAGEVMSPPKVARTDWTLAEAARLMLAERISGLPVVNPAEELVGLLTKTELAEVARERL
- a CDS encoding class II glutamine amidotransferase produces the protein MCELLGMIFNQPVRPNLSFRGFRLRGEKNRDGWGIAYYPDESVQVIKEPIRAGESLLSEFIKDYPEIRSKIIIAHVRCTSGSPVTHKNTHPFQRELGGKEFVFAHNGTLHNYRALKIGRFRPVGETDSEHAFCHILASLESEIEEGSLDINNWSKGNFRWLHDKLREINSYGDFNCLMSDGEYLFCYHDMSGYSGLCFVRRKAPFCTVRLRDEDFEVNLDAEKDPSQRGFIIASRELTYERWKKFERGELIVFRNGDMVFSSASRGMS
- a CDS encoding CBS domain-containing protein yields the protein MRSPGVSLGGLTAREVMVKTFPSVGSRDLVTKARAIMRETGWRILPVVDGGMLEGIITQREILRVSSTRSNIPVSGIMSIVPVLITPATELKRVVKALIDFGLDGLPVVMDQTNRTIVGMIRAEDIMQRLVELSSLKVKVEDIMTRDPVVCSPEDEIVKIWEIMEKSHFSGVPVVEVRGGKKIVIGMITRSDIIREGSARLSEESRKERKTKVRSVMKSPAVTIEQDSEVVQAMRLMLERKIKRLPVVKNGELVGIVSREDILKMICR
- a CDS encoding RNA-binding domain-containing protein, which translates into the protein MKRIVDNLEVTVFAHATENENKVLKCLQVVLPENIGVEKNLLRGHYGNPITKFFGKCRGKKAQSCLDDLIRKMSREDLKSLIENLKNKFDSSCHLYLRLSKQEAYEGKVKLSEGDDVIHVKVKVLARPAKVENATRIIRNYLLGVSGCVEKEEDT